Proteins encoded together in one Onychomys torridus chromosome 1, mOncTor1.1, whole genome shotgun sequence window:
- the Pola2 gene encoding DNA polymerase alpha subunit B: protein MAVSTQQLAEELQIFGLDCEDALMGKLAELCVLYRQTEEGMVSELIAFCTSTGKMCLTAEILNSFEHEVLNKKVSKAWHSASKDSGHAGARDIVSIQELIEVEEEEETLLNSYTTPSKGPHKRASSTPETPLTKRSVSTRSPHRLLSPSSFSPSAAPSQKYNSRTNRGEVVTTFGSAQGVSWSGRGGSGTVNLKVIAYPEPLTGSYKAMFQQLSDIREVLTCKIEELGSELKEHHKIEAFTPLLEPAQEPVILLGQIGCDSNGKLNSKSVILEGDREHSSGTQIPVDLSDLKEYSLFPGQVVIMEGFNTTGRRLTATRLYEGVPLPFYQPTEEDGDCEQTMVLVACGPYTTSDSITYDPLLDLITIINRDRPDVCILFGPFLDAKHEQVENCQLTSPFEDVFKQCLRTVIEGTRSSGSHLVFVPSLRDVHHEPVYPQPPFTFPELPREDKKRVQFVSEPCSLSINGVMFGLTSTDLLFHIGAEEICSSSGTSDRFSRILKHILTQRSYYPLYPPHEDMAIDYENFSTHAQLLFTPDVFIVPSELRYFVKDILGCVCINPGRLTKGQVGGTFGRLYLRRQPRAMDSEGRQGLSVAAQVVRI from the exons ATGGCTGTGTCCACCCAGCAGCTGGCGGAGGAGCTGCAGATCTTCGGCCTGGACTGCGAGGACGCCCTGATggggaaac TGGCAGAGCTGTGtgttctgtacagacagactgAGGAGGGAATGGTAAGCGAGCTTATTGCTTTCTGCACCAGCACAGGGAAAATGTGCCTTACTGCAGAGATCCTCAACTCTTTTGAACACGAG GTTCTAAACAAAAAAGTATCCAAAGCCTGGCACAGTGCCTCCAAGGACAGTGGGCATGCAGGAGCCAGAGACATTGTTTCTATACAAGAGCT GAttgaggtggaggaagaagaggagactcTTTTGAACTCTTATACCACACCCTCTAAG GGTCCTCATAAGCGAGCTAGCAGCACCCCAGAAACCCCCCTAACAAAAAGGAGCGTCTCTACTCGTAGCCCACATCGGCTTCTCTCGCCATCAAGTTTCTCCCCAAG TGCTGCCCCCTCCCAGAAATACAACTCCAGAACCAACCGAGGAGAAGTGGTCACCACATTTGGCTCAGCACAAGGCGTGTCCTGGTCTGGGAGAGGAGGCTCTGGAACTGTCAACCTGAAGGTCATTGCGTACCCAGAGCCACTCACGGGCAGCTACAAAGCCATGTTTCAGCAGCTCTCAGATATTCGTGAAG TTCTGACCTGTAAGATAGAAGAGCTTGGCAGTGAACTGAAGGAGCATCACAAGATTGAGGCTTTTACCCCTCTTCTAGAACCAGCACAG GAGCCTGTCATCCTGCTGGGCCAGATCGGCTGTGACAGCAATGGCAAGCTGAACAGCAAGTCAGTGATTCTCGAGGGAGACCGGGAACACTCCTCGGGCACTCAGATTCCCGTGGATTTATCCGACCTCAAGGAGTATTCTCTCTTTCCTGGACAG GTTGTAATTATGGAAGGATTCAACACCACTGGTAGGAGACTTACTGCCACCAGACTCTATGAG ggGGTACCACTTCCATTCTATCAGCCCACCGAAGAGGATGGAG ATTGTGAACAAACTATGGTTTTAGTTGCCTGTGGGCCTTATACCACCTCTGACAGCATCACATATGACCCCTTGCTTGATCTGATCACCATCATCAACCGTGACCGGCCAGATGTCTGCATCCTG TTTGGACCCTTCCTGGATGCTAAACATGAGCAGGTGGAG AACTGCCAGCTAACAAGCCCATTTGAAGACGTTTTCAAGCAGTGCCTGAGGACAGTTATCGAAGGAACAAGGAG CTCCGGCTCCCACCTTGTCTTTGTCCCATCTCTGAGGGACGTGCATCATGAACCGGTGTACCCACAGCCACCTTTCACCTTCCCTGAGCTGCCTCGGGAGGACAAAAAG CGAGTGCAGTTTGTGTCTGAGCCCTGCAGCCTCTCCATAAATGGAGTGATGTTTGGCTTGACATCCACGGACCTGCTGTTCCACATTGGGGCTGAGGAGATCTGTAG CTCTTCTGGGACTTCAGACCGATTCAGCCGAATCCTCAAGCATATCCTGACGCAGAGAAG CTACTACCCGCTCTACCCGCCCCACGAGGACATGGCCATAGACTACGAGAACTTCTCTACCCATGCCCAGCTGCTCTTCACCCCTGATGTCTTCATAGTGCCATCAGAGCTGAGGTACTTCGTGAAG